The Mustela lutreola isolate mMusLut2 chromosome 3, mMusLut2.pri, whole genome shotgun sequence genome includes a region encoding these proteins:
- the LOC131826496 gene encoding large ribosomal subunit protein uL5-like translates to MAQDQGEKENPMRELRIRKLCLNICVGESGDRLTRAAKVLEQLTGQTPVFSKARYTVRSFGIRRNEKIAVHCTVRGAKAEEILEKGLKVREYELIKNNFSDTGNFGFGIQEHIDLGIKYDPSIGIYGLDFYVVLGRPGFSIADKKRRTGCIGAKHRISKEEAMRWFQQKYDGIILPGK, encoded by the coding sequence ATGGCGCAGGATCAAGGTGAAAAGGAGAACCCCATGCGGGAACTTCGCATCCGCAAGCTCTGCCTCAACATCTGCGTGGGGGAGAGTGGAGACAGACTGACCCGGGCAGCCAAGGTGCTGGAGCAGCTCACAGGCCAGACCCCCGTGTTCTCCAAAGCTAGATACACGGTTAGATCCTTTGGTatcaggagaaatgaaaagattGCTGTCCACTGCACAGTCCGTGGGGCCAAGGCAGAAGAAATCCTGGAGAAAGGTCTAAAGGTTCGAGAGTatgagttaattaaaaataacttctctgaTACTGGAAACTTTGGCTTTGGGATCCAGGAGCACATCGATCTGGGTATCAAGTATGACCCAAGCATTGGGATCTACGGCCTGGACTTCTATGTGGTGCTGGGTAGGCCAGGTTTCAGCATCGCAGACAAGAAGCGCAGGACAGGCTGCATTGGGGCCAAACACAGAATCAGCAAAGAGGAGGCCATGCGCTGGTTCCAGCAGAAGTATGATGGGATCATCCTTCCTGGCAAATAA